From Qingrenia yutianensis, the proteins below share one genomic window:
- a CDS encoding DNA gyrase/topoisomerase IV subunit B has translation MAKSKNNDYTNESISKLKGADRVRLRPAVIFGSDGLDGCEHAVFEILSNSIDEAREGYGNFIEVKKYLDNSIEVTDYGRGIPVDYNPKEGMFNWELVFCELYAGGKYKTNSGENYEYSLGTNGLGACATQYSSEYMDVTVYRDGYKYDLHFEKGVNIGGLKKEEYNYKHTRTQIRWRPDLEVFTDINIPEEYFHDIMKKQAIVNKGLKLVFKCEKEPRKFEETEYIYNNGIVDYVNEIAAGEAFTDVKYLECERRGRDRADRDDYNVKMSFAFCFSNKTNLLEYYHNSSFLEHGGSPDKAVSNAFLYAVDKYLKQNSKYNKNESKINFNDVKDCLILVSNSHSTVTSYANQTKKAINNAFIAEAMTEFLRHELEVYFIENKVEADKIAAQVLINKRSREHAEKARVNIAKKLSGNIDVTNRVQKFVDCRTKDLSRRELYIVEGDSALGSCKLGRDSEFQAIMPVRGKILNCLKADLDKIFKNDIIVDLLKVMGCGVEISSKNSKNVSEFDINNLRWNKIIICTDADVDGFQIRTLILAMLKRLTPTLITEGKVYIAESPLFEITAKSGTYFAYSEKEKNEIIKKAGEKASIQRSKGLGENEPEMMWQTTMNPETRRLIKVLDDDKNLTEEVFDMLLGDDLQGRKNYITTNGHEYLDMLDLS, from the coding sequence AAACTCCATAGACGAGGCAAGAGAAGGCTACGGAAATTTTATCGAAGTTAAAAAATATCTTGACAATTCAATAGAAGTTACCGACTACGGCAGAGGTATCCCCGTTGACTACAACCCGAAAGAGGGTATGTTTAACTGGGAGCTTGTTTTCTGCGAGCTTTACGCAGGCGGTAAATATAAAACCAATTCGGGCGAAAACTACGAATACAGCCTCGGCACAAACGGACTCGGCGCGTGCGCAACGCAGTATTCATCGGAATATATGGACGTTACCGTTTACCGCGACGGATACAAATATGATTTGCATTTTGAAAAAGGCGTTAACATAGGCGGGCTTAAAAAAGAAGAATACAACTATAAGCACACGCGCACGCAGATCAGATGGCGTCCCGACCTTGAAGTTTTCACCGACATAAACATTCCCGAAGAATATTTTCACGATATTATGAAAAAACAGGCTATTGTAAACAAAGGCTTAAAGCTTGTTTTTAAATGCGAGAAAGAACCGAGAAAATTTGAGGAAACGGAATATATTTACAACAACGGCATTGTCGATTATGTAAACGAAATTGCTGCCGGAGAAGCATTCACCGATGTGAAATATCTTGAATGTGAGCGCAGAGGACGCGACCGCGCCGACAGAGATGACTACAACGTTAAAATGTCGTTTGCATTCTGTTTTTCAAACAAAACAAATCTTTTGGAATATTATCACAATTCAAGCTTTCTCGAACACGGCGGTTCGCCCGACAAAGCGGTGTCAAACGCGTTTTTGTATGCGGTGGACAAGTATCTTAAACAAAATTCCAAATACAACAAAAACGAATCGAAAATTAACTTTAACGACGTAAAAGACTGCCTTATTCTGGTTTCAAACTCCCACTCCACCGTGACAAGCTATGCAAACCAAACGAAAAAGGCAATAAACAACGCTTTTATCGCCGAGGCTATGACGGAATTTCTGCGTCACGAACTTGAAGTTTACTTTATAGAAAACAAGGTTGAGGCGGATAAAATCGCCGCGCAAGTGCTCATCAACAAAAGGAGCCGTGAACACGCGGAAAAAGCAAGGGTTAACATTGCGAAAAAATTGAGCGGAAATATAGACGTTACCAACCGTGTGCAAAAGTTTGTGGATTGCCGTACAAAAGATTTGTCGCGCCGTGAGCTTTATATCGTGGAGGGCGACTCGGCGCTCGGCTCGTGCAAGCTGGGCAGAGATTCCGAATTTCAGGCTATTATGCCGGTGCGCGGTAAAATTTTAAACTGTCTTAAAGCTGACCTTGACAAAATATTCAAAAACGATATTATCGTTGACCTTTTGAAAGTTATGGGCTGCGGTGTTGAAATAAGCAGTAAAAATTCAAAAAACGTATCGGAATTTGACATAAATAATTTAAGATGGAACAAAATAATAATCTGCACCGATGCCGACGTTGACGGCTTTCAGATACGAACGCTTATTCTTGCGATGCTAAAACGCTTAACTCCCACTCTCATAACCGAGGGCAAGGTTTACATTGCGGAATCTCCGCTTTTTGAAATTACCGCAAAGAGCGGAACGTATTTTGCATACAGCGAAAAAGAGAAAAACGAAATCATCAAAAAAGCGGGCGAAAAAGCGTCAATTCAGCGTTCGAAAGGTCTTGGCGAAAACGAACCCGAAATGATGTGGCAGACAACTATGAACCCCGAAACAAGACGTCTTATAAAGGTTTTGGATGACGATAAAAACCTCACGGAAGAAGTGTTTGATATGCTTCTCGGCGATGATTTGCAGGGCAGAAAAAACTACATCACGACAAACGGTCACGAATACCTCGATATGCTTGATTTAAGCTGA